The genomic region CCTGTGGACACAGGCCTCTCGTTCTTTTGCAGCCGTGTTGCGGATACCGCCAATAGCAGACCACAGCTTGACTTTCGTGGATTGCAGGAATGTAATTTCAACCGTGTCGTTCGTTGGACACTCGGTATCGGGGACCGCTTTCAGCACACAGAGCGGTCGAGGTCAGGCATGTGGACCGCAAACTCCACATGTACAGGGGAACGAACAGGGTCGAGGAGGTCGTACCGTGACAGAGGCGCTGATGGCGATTGTCGACGGTGAGGCGATCGAGGAGGAGCCGAACTGGCAGGAACGGGCGCTGTGCGCCCAGACCGATCCAGAGGCTTTCTTCCCGGAAAAAGGCGGATCCACCCGCGAGGCGAAGAAGGTCTGTCTCGGCTGCGACGTCCGGGGCGAGTGCCTCGAGTACGCGCTGCAGAACGACGAGCGCTTCGGGATCTGGGGCGGTCTGTCGGAGCGGGAACGCCGCAAGCTGAAGAAGAGGGCCGTCTAGGAACCCACGGCCGACGGGTGGTGGTGCCTGCCACTGCGCCGTCGTCGGGTCGGAGAAAAGTACACAGACTTCGCGTGCGGCCCCGGCTGGACTCTGTCCACCGGGGCCCGCGGCTGTGTACGGGCGGTGCCGGGGTTCGCGTAAGGTGAGTGCTCGCCGCGGCCCCTGGGTCGTGGCTGGCCGATCCTTTCCCTTGAGGTGCACCGCTCCTGATGGAACCCGAAGCTCCGGCCGGCTGGGACTTTTTCGACTCCGTCGACTTCCCGACCGACCTCACCCACGACCCGATGGGTCGCGCGCCGGTCCGGCACGTCGTCACCGCGGTCGTGGTCGGGCACGAGGGTGCTGCCTGGCTGCCCCGGCTGACCGAGGCGCTGTGGGCGCTCGACCGCCGGCCCGAGCGGCTGATCGCGATCGACACCGGCTCGACCGACGAGACCGCCGAGCTGCTGGCCGCGATGCCCGGGGTCGAGCCGGTGGTCGGCCTGTCCGCTCGGACCGGGTTCGGCGCCGCCGTCACCCGCGGCCTGGAAACGGTCGGTTTCGCGCCGATTCCGTCCGCGGTCGGTCCGTACGGCGACGACGGCCGGCTGCCGGTGGTGGAGTGGCTGTGGCTGCTGCACGACGACTGCGCGCCGGCGCCCAAGGCGCTGGAACACTTGTTGCATCAGGCAACTTTGTCCCCGGAGACCGCG from Kribbella flavida DSM 17836 harbors:
- a CDS encoding WhiB family transcriptional regulator, which translates into the protein MAIVDGEAIEEEPNWQERALCAQTDPEAFFPEKGGSTREAKKVCLGCDVRGECLEYALQNDERFGIWGGLSERERRKLKKRAV